From Micromonospora rhizosphaerae, the proteins below share one genomic window:
- a CDS encoding RNase H family protein, producing MRPDEFLRALDLLPAPLHDRALALRTYVRPRRCETCQAVGDAVRVALTAAQYDQFGSAGRLLDTAEQLATRHDLACRPEHQPGRGQVRRWAETSAPLIAATDASWKGRAGGIGYVASDGRYGLRSRRPGRTDPTGFSRVLVSELRAVEFLCTAYDTPPVGMTVLVDSLPALKYLHRWQGGESGAMPAGYDLRPRHAGMQPTLVRLAELVAGRPDLTFAHVKAHAHHALNEAADSLAHMARRRVEEPFDVRPRAHDLAEAFLRDWHAALAV from the coding sequence GTGCGTCCCGATGAGTTCCTCCGCGCCCTGGACCTGCTCCCCGCTCCCCTGCACGACCGCGCCCTCGCCCTCCGCACCTACGTCAGGCCGCGGCGGTGCGAGACCTGCCAGGCCGTCGGCGACGCGGTCCGGGTGGCGCTGACCGCCGCCCAGTACGACCAGTTCGGCTCGGCGGGGCGGCTGCTCGACACCGCCGAGCAGCTCGCCACCCGGCACGACCTCGCCTGCCGGCCGGAGCACCAGCCGGGCCGCGGCCAGGTCCGCCGCTGGGCGGAGACGTCCGCGCCGCTGATCGCCGCGACCGACGCCAGCTGGAAGGGGCGCGCCGGCGGCATCGGGTACGTCGCCAGCGACGGCCGCTACGGCCTGCGCAGCCGCCGTCCCGGACGGACCGACCCGACCGGGTTCTCCCGGGTCCTGGTCAGCGAGCTGCGGGCGGTCGAGTTCCTCTGCACCGCGTACGACACCCCGCCGGTCGGCATGACGGTGCTGGTGGACAGCCTGCCGGCGCTGAAGTACCTGCACCGCTGGCAGGGCGGCGAGTCCGGGGCGATGCCCGCCGGCTACGACCTGCGCCCTCGGCACGCGGGCATGCAGCCCACCCTGGTCCGGCTCGCCGAGCTGGTCGCCGGGCGTCCGGACCTGACCTTCGCGCACGTCAAGGCGCACGCCCACCACGCCCTGAACGAGGCCGCCGACAGCCTGGCGCACATGGCGCGCCGCCGGGTCGAGGAGCCGTTCGATGTACGACCCCGGGCGCACGACCTGGCCGAAGCGTTCCTGCGCGACTGGCACGCCGCGCTGGCCGTCTGA
- a CDS encoding DUF4352 domain-containing protein, translating to MRKATTLALLATGLVALGCGAGSTDGATSKADAGGANGEDKPKTAKIGQPARDGKFEFTVKSSKCGVAKIGTEMLGAKAQGQFCLVTINVKNIGKEAQMFDGSSQKAYAANGTEYSADGGAAMYANKNAETFLNDINPGNQVTGVVVFDIPKNVKLAKLELHDSPFSGGVTVSLT from the coding sequence ATGCGCAAGGCCACCACTCTCGCTCTGCTCGCCACCGGTCTCGTCGCGCTGGGCTGCGGCGCCGGCAGCACCGACGGGGCCACCAGCAAGGCCGACGCCGGCGGCGCCAACGGCGAGGACAAGCCGAAGACCGCGAAGATCGGCCAGCCGGCCCGGGACGGGAAGTTCGAATTCACCGTCAAGTCGTCGAAGTGCGGCGTCGCCAAGATCGGCACCGAGATGCTCGGGGCGAAGGCGCAGGGCCAGTTCTGCCTGGTCACGATCAACGTCAAGAACATCGGCAAGGAAGCCCAGATGTTCGACGGCAGCAGCCAGAAGGCCTACGCCGCCAACGGCACCGAGTACTCGGCCGACGGCGGAGCCGCCATGTACGCCAACAAGAACGCCGAGACGTTCCTCAACGACATCAACCCCGGCAACCAGGTCACCGGCGTGGTCGTCTTCGACATCCCCAAGAACGTCAAGCTCGCCAAGCTCGAGCTCCACGACTCGCCGTTCTCCGGCGGCGTGACGGTCTCCCTCACCTGA
- a CDS encoding N-6 DNA methylase, translated as MQENPSVTAAEIARLAGVGRAAVSNWRKRYADFPAPVGGTAASPEFDLVEVEQWLRDQGKLPELSRADHLWQHLTAAKESPATALATVGAYLLARQRGERPARKQLDKQLVGLLPEIDALADELGLQGAFDELWQRFSAPGPGRHFATPDDLADLMVGIAGVGGGSVLDPAAGTGATLRAAVRAGCTAAYGQELDEDLAKLAGLWLALREVPGEVRPGDSLRADAFPGRTVDAVVCHPPFGVTNWGLEELGYDPRWEYGVPPRTEPELAWVQHALAHLRPGGHAVLLMPPTAAGRRAGRRIRAELLRRGALRAVIALPPGVAAPHGVPLHLWVLRRPAADAPAPARALLVDATDGDLAELYARVVATWRAFAGAPDADLEEAGFARAVPVIELLDEEVDLTPARRQPAVGVEATGEHLVRTRERLAAIVGDLPALMPQVTPEPDGKTAPLTVSIAELARTGALQLIGPVRVVGGAGEKPSAGKAGGPPVLTVPDVLNGTEASGQVDERLGQEIRLAVGDVVVPMIARTLTARVITSEGALLGRNLYLLRPNPAALDPWFLAGQLRTSANERQASSLAGTLRFDIRRAQVRRLPLDEQRAHREAFRRLDAFESAIRQAATLGAELVQLTADGLARGSIRPEGEPR; from the coding sequence GTGCAGGAAAACCCGAGTGTCACGGCAGCGGAGATCGCCCGGCTCGCGGGAGTGGGCCGCGCCGCGGTGAGCAACTGGCGCAAGCGGTACGCCGACTTCCCCGCCCCGGTGGGCGGCACGGCGGCCAGCCCCGAGTTCGACCTGGTCGAGGTCGAGCAGTGGCTACGCGACCAGGGCAAGCTCCCCGAGCTGTCCCGAGCCGACCACCTCTGGCAGCACCTGACCGCGGCAAAGGAGAGCCCCGCGACGGCGCTCGCCACCGTCGGGGCGTACCTGCTGGCCCGGCAACGCGGCGAGCGACCAGCCCGCAAGCAGCTCGACAAGCAGCTCGTTGGCCTGCTCCCCGAGATCGACGCTCTCGCCGACGAGCTCGGCCTGCAGGGCGCCTTCGACGAGCTCTGGCAGCGCTTCTCCGCACCCGGCCCGGGTCGCCACTTCGCGACTCCGGACGACCTGGCCGATCTGATGGTCGGGATCGCCGGCGTCGGTGGCGGCTCGGTTCTCGACCCGGCCGCCGGCACCGGCGCCACCCTCCGGGCCGCCGTCCGCGCCGGCTGCACTGCGGCATACGGGCAGGAGCTCGACGAGGACCTGGCCAAGCTCGCCGGGCTGTGGCTCGCCCTGCGCGAGGTACCCGGAGAGGTCCGCCCCGGCGACTCACTCCGCGCCGACGCGTTCCCCGGACGGACCGTCGACGCCGTGGTCTGCCACCCACCGTTCGGCGTCACCAACTGGGGTCTCGAGGAGCTTGGCTACGACCCGCGCTGGGAGTACGGGGTGCCGCCGCGTACCGAACCGGAGCTGGCCTGGGTGCAGCACGCGCTGGCCCACCTGCGTCCCGGCGGGCACGCCGTGCTGCTGATGCCGCCCACGGCCGCCGGCCGCCGGGCCGGCCGGCGGATCCGGGCCGAGTTGCTGCGCCGCGGCGCGCTGCGCGCCGTCATCGCGCTTCCGCCCGGGGTGGCCGCGCCGCACGGCGTACCGCTGCACCTGTGGGTGCTGCGGAGGCCTGCGGCCGACGCGCCCGCGCCGGCGCGGGCGCTGCTGGTCGACGCCACCGACGGCGACCTCGCCGAGCTGTACGCGCGGGTGGTGGCCACCTGGCGGGCCTTCGCCGGCGCGCCGGACGCCGACCTCGAGGAGGCCGGCTTCGCCCGCGCGGTTCCGGTGATCGAGCTGCTCGACGAGGAGGTCGACCTCACCCCCGCGCGCCGGCAACCCGCCGTCGGGGTCGAGGCGACCGGAGAGCATCTGGTACGCACCAGAGAGCGGCTCGCCGCCATCGTTGGCGACCTGCCGGCGCTGATGCCGCAGGTCACGCCCGAGCCCGACGGGAAAACTGCGCCACTCACCGTGTCGATCGCCGAGCTGGCGCGCACCGGAGCGCTGCAACTGATCGGGCCGGTCCGGGTCGTTGGCGGCGCCGGCGAGAAGCCGTCAGCGGGAAAGGCCGGCGGGCCGCCGGTGCTCACCGTGCCGGACGTGCTCAACGGCACCGAGGCGTCGGGGCAGGTCGACGAGCGGCTCGGCCAGGAGATCCGGCTCGCCGTCGGGGACGTGGTGGTGCCGATGATCGCCAGGACGCTAACCGCCCGGGTCATCACGTCAGAGGGGGCGCTGCTCGGGCGGAACCTCTACCTGCTGCGGCCGAATCCGGCGGCGCTCGATCCGTGGTTCCTTGCCGGACAACTGCGCACCTCGGCCAATGAGAGGCAGGCGTCGAGCCTGGCGGGCACGCTGCGCTTCGACATCCGGCGGGCGCAGGTACGGCGGCTGCCGCTCGACGAGCAGCGGGCGCACCGGGAGGCGTTCCGGCGGCTGGACGCCTTCGAGTCGGCAATCCGACAGGCGGCGACCCTTGGCGCGGAACTTGTGCAGCTCACCGCCGACGGCCTGGCGCGGGGATCGATCCGGCCCGAGGGGGAGCCGCGGTGA
- a CDS encoding serine/threonine-protein kinase, with protein sequence MGGLMALQKVGGYEVVRPLGSGGMGTVYFAVSPTADRVALKVIKRELLEAPTMRERFAAEVESLKLVFGSRVARLEDADTTGDPAWLAVEYVPGATLRQHVDARGPLSLSMAAMVGAMLADGLAKVHQVGLLHRDLKPQNIILGPDGPKLIDFGLAVLIDRDHYLTEAGALVGTPAYMSPEQVRGERELTPAVDIYGLAATLVFALTGHGLYPPTNSWNLLLRITEPTDLPDLSGVPDELVQLLGAMLAHDPTARPGLDDVRARLLAVASASSGKTALDLRQEVAALTYNGETELLVPPDLVDPTQDPEDLPVVAEESTAEVPETTPTKVDPERPASPRPDVTWLVDKIRRQYARRSTL encoded by the coding sequence GTGGGGGGTCTGATGGCGCTGCAGAAGGTGGGCGGGTACGAGGTGGTCCGGCCGCTCGGCTCGGGCGGCATGGGAACGGTGTACTTCGCGGTCTCGCCTACCGCCGACCGGGTCGCGCTCAAGGTGATCAAGCGGGAGCTGCTCGAGGCGCCGACGATGCGGGAACGGTTCGCCGCCGAGGTGGAGAGCCTGAAGCTGGTGTTCGGATCCCGGGTCGCGCGTCTGGAGGATGCAGACACCACCGGCGACCCCGCCTGGCTGGCCGTCGAGTACGTGCCGGGCGCGACGCTGCGCCAGCACGTCGACGCCAGGGGCCCCCTCTCGCTCTCGATGGCCGCGATGGTCGGGGCGATGCTCGCCGACGGTCTGGCCAAGGTGCACCAGGTCGGCCTCCTGCACCGGGACCTTAAACCGCAGAACATCATCCTCGGCCCGGACGGGCCGAAGCTGATCGACTTCGGCTTGGCGGTGCTGATCGATCGCGATCATTACCTGACTGAAGCCGGTGCGCTCGTCGGTACGCCCGCCTATATGTCGCCGGAGCAGGTCCGGGGCGAGCGGGAACTGACGCCGGCGGTCGACATCTACGGCCTGGCGGCCACGCTGGTCTTCGCGCTCACCGGTCACGGTCTCTACCCGCCGACAAACTCCTGGAACCTCCTGCTGCGGATCACCGAACCGACCGACCTGCCCGACCTCTCCGGCGTTCCGGACGAGCTGGTGCAGTTGCTCGGCGCCATGCTGGCCCATGACCCGACCGCCCGGCCCGGGCTCGACGACGTCCGGGCCCGCTTGCTGGCGGTCGCCTCCGCGAGCAGCGGCAAGACGGCCCTCGACCTGCGCCAGGAGGTCGCCGCCCTCACCTACAACGGTGAGACCGAGTTGCTGGTCCCGCCGGACCTGGTCGATCCGACACAGGACCCAGAGGACCTGCCCGTCGTCGCGGAGGAGAGCACGGCCGAGGTGCCCGAGACGACGCCGACGAAGGTCGACCCCGAGCGGCCCGCCAGCCCCCGCCCCGACGTGACCTGGCTGGTCGACAAGATTCGCCGCCAGTACGCCCGCCGCTCGACCCTGTAG
- a CDS encoding SNF2-related protein, giving the protein MTTSQDATFAPGSRIVVRDEEWLVRSVKTGTADGTMIKAVGVSEFVQDVEATFFTELEDITPLVPEETELVLDTSSRFRQSRLFLEAVLRRTPLPRTERGLALADRFLLDPLTYQQRPVELALSGLRPRILLADVVGLGKTLEIGLILAELIRRGRGDRILVVSPQQVLEQFQRELWTRFAIPLVRLDSTGIQRIQQEIPAGRNPFTYFKRAIISVDTLKDAGQFGHHLDATTWDVVVIDESHNLINKGTQRNELARRLAAKTDALLLASATPHNGNRESFAQLISLLDPAAIANEKDYEAKDIAHLYLRRTKISPEVRDQIGDRWADRGPSQAVHCPAGRIEEQIFDELTDVWLAGKWSDEAITGQHRLFPYTLLKSFLSSHRALHVTVENRRNKATGAERAALDRLAELTSAMTDRDSSKLQKLVEELKKIGVGKGSDTRAVVFSERVPTIKWLADVVPGMLGLKPNAVRVLHGVVPDLEEQRILQEFELAGSEVRLLFTGDVASEGVNLHQQCHHLIHYDIPWSLIRIEQRNGRIDRYGQKHQPQFRALILTSDREDAKDDRTVSEKLLNREAVAHRSLGSVEAATGLYDAKAEEDRLVRDLLNGKSVDESYETAHAEIDVMADLFGDVGTAPVAAEVAQARVPKLFTSTEDFVDAALYEIYEDRPEDHIDLRREDELLTFLAPDDLVHRLTDLPRSYLRAHREGEDLRLKVTFDRKLAQRKLDQARQSKTPMWPEIAFLSDVHPMVDWLVDKVLIRLGRQQAPVLTADVAAPTYLIQGVYANRLGQPTVVQWMAVSGLPASPEIRPMDEVLREANVGPSMVNRAETVPLEPLTRILPQAVEVARQYLEGKRDEWAQANAEPLEKYRAQLDHYQQASLFDELPGAHRERRRQRVQATVQEQHDLLDRLETVGEPMLRVLAVLVPSPESAG; this is encoded by the coding sequence ATGACCACCTCCCAGGACGCCACCTTCGCCCCGGGCTCCCGCATCGTCGTGCGAGACGAGGAGTGGCTGGTCCGCAGCGTGAAGACTGGCACCGCGGACGGCACCATGATCAAGGCCGTCGGTGTCTCCGAGTTCGTGCAGGACGTCGAGGCGACCTTCTTCACCGAACTGGAAGACATCACGCCGCTGGTCCCGGAGGAGACAGAACTCGTCCTGGACACCTCCTCGCGGTTCCGGCAGAGCCGGCTCTTCCTGGAGGCCGTACTTCGGCGTACCCCGCTGCCCCGCACCGAGCGCGGCCTGGCCCTGGCCGACCGGTTCCTGCTCGACCCGCTGACCTACCAGCAGCGCCCGGTCGAGCTGGCCCTCTCCGGCCTGCGGCCTCGGATCCTGCTCGCCGACGTGGTCGGTCTCGGTAAGACCCTGGAGATCGGGCTGATCCTCGCCGAGCTGATCCGCCGGGGCCGGGGCGACCGCATCCTGGTCGTCTCCCCGCAGCAGGTGCTGGAGCAGTTCCAGCGGGAACTCTGGACCCGGTTCGCGATCCCGCTGGTGCGGCTCGACTCGACCGGCATCCAGCGCATCCAGCAGGAAATCCCCGCCGGGCGGAACCCGTTCACCTACTTCAAGCGGGCCATCATCTCCGTCGACACCCTCAAGGACGCCGGCCAGTTCGGCCACCACCTCGACGCGACCACCTGGGATGTCGTCGTCATCGACGAGTCGCACAACCTCATCAACAAGGGCACCCAGCGCAACGAGCTGGCCCGCCGGCTCGCCGCCAAGACCGACGCGCTGCTGCTGGCCAGCGCCACCCCGCACAACGGCAACCGGGAGTCCTTCGCCCAGCTGATCTCGCTGCTCGACCCGGCGGCCATCGCCAACGAGAAGGACTACGAGGCCAAGGACATCGCCCACCTCTACCTGCGGCGCACGAAGATCAGTCCGGAGGTACGCGACCAGATCGGCGACCGCTGGGCCGACCGCGGCCCGTCCCAGGCAGTGCACTGCCCGGCCGGCCGGATCGAGGAGCAGATCTTCGACGAGTTGACCGACGTGTGGCTCGCGGGCAAGTGGAGCGACGAGGCGATCACGGGCCAGCACCGGCTCTTCCCGTACACGCTGTTGAAGTCCTTCCTCTCCTCCCACCGCGCCCTGCACGTGACGGTGGAGAACCGGCGCAACAAGGCCACCGGCGCCGAGCGGGCGGCACTGGACCGGCTCGCAGAGCTGACCTCCGCGATGACCGACCGTGACTCCAGCAAGTTGCAGAAGCTGGTTGAGGAGCTGAAGAAGATCGGCGTCGGCAAGGGCAGCGACACCCGGGCGGTGGTCTTCTCCGAGCGGGTGCCGACCATCAAATGGCTCGCCGACGTCGTCCCCGGAATGCTCGGCCTCAAGCCGAACGCCGTGCGGGTGTTGCATGGCGTCGTGCCGGACCTTGAGGAGCAGAGAATCCTGCAGGAGTTCGAGCTGGCGGGCAGCGAGGTACGGTTGCTCTTCACCGGCGACGTCGCCTCCGAGGGCGTCAACCTGCATCAGCAGTGCCACCACCTGATCCACTACGACATCCCGTGGAGCCTAATCCGGATCGAGCAGCGCAACGGCCGCATCGACCGCTACGGGCAGAAGCATCAGCCCCAGTTCCGCGCGCTCATCCTCACCTCCGACCGCGAGGACGCGAAGGACGATCGTACGGTCTCCGAGAAGCTCCTAAACCGTGAGGCGGTCGCCCATCGCAGCCTCGGCAGCGTGGAGGCCGCGACCGGTCTCTACGACGCCAAGGCCGAGGAGGACCGGCTCGTCCGCGACCTGCTCAACGGCAAGTCGGTGGACGAGTCCTACGAGACCGCGCACGCCGAGATCGACGTGATGGCCGATCTCTTCGGCGACGTCGGCACCGCCCCCGTCGCGGCGGAAGTCGCCCAGGCCCGAGTGCCGAAGCTCTTCACCTCCACTGAAGATTTCGTCGACGCTGCCCTGTACGAGATCTACGAGGACCGGCCCGAGGACCACATCGATCTGCGCCGCGAGGACGAACTGCTGACCTTCCTCGCCCCCGACGACCTGGTGCACCGGCTCACGGACCTGCCCCGCTCCTACCTGCGCGCGCACCGCGAGGGCGAGGACCTGCGACTCAAGGTCACCTTCGACCGCAAACTCGCCCAGCGCAAACTCGACCAGGCCCGGCAGAGCAAGACCCCGATGTGGCCGGAGATCGCCTTCCTCAGCGACGTGCACCCGATGGTCGACTGGCTGGTCGACAAGGTGCTCATCCGCCTCGGCCGCCAGCAGGCCCCCGTGCTCACCGCCGACGTGGCCGCTCCGACCTACCTGATCCAGGGCGTCTACGCCAACCGCCTCGGCCAGCCGACCGTGGTGCAGTGGATGGCCGTCTCCGGCCTGCCCGCGTCGCCGGAGATCCGGCCCATGGACGAGGTGCTCCGCGAGGCCAACGTGGGCCCGTCGATGGTCAACCGCGCCGAGACTGTCCCGCTCGAACCGCTCACCCGGATCCTGCCGCAGGCCGTCGAGGTCGCCCGACAGTATCTGGAGGGCAAACGCGACGAGTGGGCGCAGGCCAACGCCGAGCCGCTGGAGAAGTACCGCGCGCAGCTCGACCACTACCAGCAGGCCAGCCTCTTCGACGAGCTGCCCGGCGCGCACCGAGAGAGGCGCCGCCAGCGAGTGCAGGCCACCGTCCAGGAGCAGCACGACCTGCTCGACCGCTTGGAAACCGTCGGCGAACCGATGCTGCGGGTGCTCGCCGTCCTCGTACCGTCCCCGGAGAGTGCAGGATGA